A genomic segment from Ornithorhynchus anatinus isolate Pmale09 chromosome 16, mOrnAna1.pri.v4, whole genome shotgun sequence encodes:
- the HGD gene encoding homogentisate 1,2-dioxygenase, with translation MAGLKYMSGFGNEFASEDPRCPGALPEGQNNPQVCPYGLYAEQLSGSAFTCPRGSNKRSWFYRILPSVCHEPFEPADQGHLTHRWDEVGPDPNQLRWKPIEIPKASQKKVDFVAGLHTLCGAGDIRSNSGIAIHIFTCNSSMEDKCFYNSDGDFLIVPQQGKLLIYTEFGKMLVEPKEICVIQRGMRFRVDVFQETRGYILEVYGVHFELPDLGPIGANGLANPRDFLVPVAWYEDRQAPGGYTVLNKYQGRLFAAKQASSPFNVVAWHGNYTPYKYDLDLFMVINSVAFDHADPSIFTVLTAKSLRPGVAVADFVIFPPRWGVADHTFRPPYYHRNCMSEFMGLIHGSYEAKEEGFLPGGCSLHSAMTPHGPDSDCFDRATEARLEPERVADGTMAFMFESSLNMAVTRWGLTAGSGLDASYSKCWESLRSHFTPDARDAAAPRK, from the exons ATGGCCGGACTGAAG TACATGTCGGGGTTCGGGAACGAGTTCGCGTCCGAGGATCCCCGCTGTCCCGGAGCTCTGCCGGAGGGTCAG AATAACCCTCAGGTGTGTCCCTACGGCCTGTACGCCGAACAGCTGTCGGGGTCGGCGTTCACTTGCCCCCGGGGCTCCAACAAGAGAAG ctggTTCTACAGGATCCTCCCTTCCGTCTGCCACGAGCCCTTCGAGCCCGCCGACCAGGGCCACCTGACGCACCGCTGGGATGAGGTCGGCCCGGACCCCAACCAG CTCAGATGGAAGCCGATCGAGATCCCCAAGGCCTCTCAGAAGAAGGTGGATTTCGTGGCC GGGCTGCACACCTTGTGTGGAGCCGGCGACATCAGGTCCAACTCCGGGATTGCAATCCACATCTTCACCTGCAACTCCTCCATGGAGGACaa ATGCTTCTACAATTCAGACGGGGATTTCCTGATCG tgCCGCAGCAGGGGAAGCTGCTTATTTACACCGAGTTTGGGAAGATGCTGGTGGAGCCCAAAGAAATCTGCGTGATTCAG AGAGGCATGCGCTTCAGAGTGGACGTCTTCCAGGAGACCAGGGGCTACATCCTGGAGGTCTACGGGGTCCACTTCGAGTTGCCCGACCTGGGACCCATCG gtgCTAACGGGCTGGCCAACCCCCGGGATTTCCTGGTGCCCGTGGCCTGGTACGAAGATCGCCAAGCGCCCGGCGGCTACaccgtgctcaacaaataccagggcCGGCTGTTCGCCGCCAAGCAG GCGTCCTCCCCCTTCAACGTGGTGGCCTGGCACGGGAACTACACGCCCTACAAGTACGACCTGGACCTCTTCATGGTCATCAACAGCGTGGCCTTCGACCACGCG GACCCCTCCATCTTCACGGTGCTGACCGCCAAGTCCCTCCGGCCCGGCGTGGCCGTCGCCGACTTCGTCATCTTCCCGCCCCGCTGGGGGGTCGCCGACCACACGTTCCGGCCTCCTTACTACCACA GGAACTGCATGAGCGAGTTCATGGGCCTCATCCACGGGAGCTACGAGGCCAAGGAGGAAGGGTTCCTGCCCGGAGGCTGCAGCCTGCACAGCGCCATGACCCCGCACGGGCCCGACTCCGACTGCTTCGACCGGGCCACCGAGGCCAGGCTGGAGCCCGAGAGGGTGGCCGACGGAACCATG GCCTTCATGTTCGAGTCGTCCCTCAACATGGCGGTCACCCGGTGGGGCCTCACGGCCGGCAGCGGCCTGGACGCGAGCTACAGCAAGTGCTGGGAGTCGCTACGCAGCCACTTCACGCCCGACGCCAGGGACGCCGCCGCCCCTCGCAAGTAG
- the NDUFB4 gene encoding NADH dehydrogenase [ubiquinone] 1 beta subcomplex subunit 4, with protein sequence MAEARYRPAPLASLPATLDPAEYNVSPEDRRLQARRLAIRARLKRQYLLQYDNPHRRALIDDPALYRWTYARSTNVYPNFKPTPKTSLLGAIAGIGPLFFWYYIFKTDRDKKEKLIQEGKLKRPLSLLS encoded by the exons ATGGCGGAGGCCCGGTACCGGCCGGCCCCGTTGGCCTCCCTGCCCGCCACCCTCGACCCGGCCGAGTACAACGTCAGCCCCGAGGATCGCCGCCTGCAGGCCCGCCGCCTGGCCATCCGGGCCCGCCTCAAGCGACAGTACCTGCTGCAGTACGACAACCCCCATCGCCGCGCCCTCATC GATGACCCCGCGCTCTACCGCTGGACCTACGCCCGCTCCACCAATGTCTATCCCAATTTCAAGCCCACCCCCAAGACCTCCCTGCTGGGGGCCATAGCGGGCATCGGCCCCCTCTTCTTCTGGTATTACATCTTTAAAACCGACAGG GATAAAAAGGAGAAGCTGATCCAGGAAGGCAAGTTGAAGCGCCCGCTGAGCCTCCTTTCCTGA